The genomic DNA TTGCTGTTTGTGCCTCAAGCATTACCTTTTTAATGCCGCGCAAAGCTTCCAGCCTTTCCTTTTCACGGGCTTTCATGGCCGCTTTTATGTCATCGTTAATTTGATCAAATATTGCCATAACTCTTAGTTTTTTTATTAATCTACGTTATCGTGAAGATAACTGTTTCTGTCTGAAATACGGTTGTCGCGGTTCACGGAATAACCTGAACGGTCGCGTTTGTATTTTGGGTCGTTAATGCGAATATTGCGGCGTTTAAATGCCGGTACATTCTCCAATTCGTCTACATCGTCGTCGCTGAGATTAGCGTAATCATTAACGTCAATTTCCTTGTCAGCACTATGCCGTTCGCGCGATGTTATCGGGTACAACGATTCAAATTCATCGTCGTCGTTTACACCTTTGTTCTCCACATTAAATTCAAAAGTCGACTGGCTTCTGCTATCCTCGTTTTTCTGTTCCGAAAAATTTTCATTTTTTGTTACCGATACCGATTCCTTTTGAAGCGTATGCGAAACCACTTTTCGCTGGCTTTGCTCCGATAACTCGGATATGATACTGGTTGGAAATCCGGTTGCAATAACCGTTACCGACAATTTATCACCTAAACTTTCATCGGTACCATTTCCCCAAATTAAATCGGCATCAAAACCAGCCATGTTTTGCACATAATCGGTAATCCGGCCAACTTCATCCATGGTAACTTCCTTAGTTCCTGAGTTGATATTTACCAGGATATTTCGTGCTCCGCGAATTTCATTATCGTTCAGTAACGGAGAATTTAACGCTTTTCTAACGGCATCCTCGGCGCGGTCTTCTTCGTCACTTACGCCGGTTCCCATCACCGCCATTCCGCTTTTCCGCATTACGGTTTCAACATCGGCAAAGTCAACATTTATATATCCGGGTACGGTAATTATTTCAGCAATTCCTTTTGCGGCGGTCGATAAAACGTTATCGGCTTTGGCAAAGGCCTCCGATATTCCAAAATCGCCAAACATTTCGCGAATACGCTCATTATTGATCACCAGCAACGAATCGACATAAGTTGCCAGTTCTTTGATGCCTTCGTAGGCTTGTTTTATGCGTCTTTTCCCTTCGTTTCGAAATGGAATGGTAACAATGGCCACAGTTAAGTATCCCTGCTCTTTACAGCACTGTGCAATTACAGGAGCGGCTCCGGTTCCGGTTCCTCCGCCCATACCGGCAGTTACAAATACCATTTTTGTATTTTCCGACAAGGTCTTT from uncultured Draconibacterium sp. includes the following:
- the ftsZ gene encoding cell division protein FtsZ yields the protein MADFVMEKTPGAAIKVIGVGGGGGNAVNHMFKHGIRDVDFVICNTDAQAMEASAIRTRVQLGASLTEGRGAGNKPEVGRQAAIENIEDVKKTLSENTKMVFVTAGMGGGTGTGAAPVIAQCCKEQGYLTVAIVTIPFRNEGKRRIKQAYEGIKELATYVDSLLVINNERIREMFGDFGISEAFAKADNVLSTAAKGIAEIITVPGYINVDFADVETVMRKSGMAVMGTGVSDEEDRAEDAVRKALNSPLLNDNEIRGARNILVNINSGTKEVTMDEVGRITDYVQNMAGFDADLIWGNGTDESLGDKLSVTVIATGFPTSIISELSEQSQRKVVSHTLQKESVSVTKNENFSEQKNEDSRSQSTFEFNVENKGVNDDDEFESLYPITSRERHSADKEIDVNDYANLSDDDVDELENVPAFKRRNIRINDPKYKRDRSGYSVNRDNRISDRNSYLHDNVD